The following coding sequences are from one Hyalangium minutum window:
- the maiA gene encoding maleylacetoacetate isomerase: protein MKLYSYWRSSCSWRVRIALNLKGLSYSYEAVHLVKDGGQQNSDAYRALNPMRTVPTLELEEGGQVRRLSQSVAILEYLEERYPTPALLPADPLLRARIRMLAEMVNSGIQPLQNLSVLQFVKGELQRDDKAFAAHWNVRGLTALEAAVKETAGTYCLGETVSLADIFLVPQLYGARRFAVDLSPYPTLTRIEAACEKLPAFQAAHPDRQPDAAPA from the coding sequence ATGAAGCTCTACAGCTACTGGCGCTCCTCGTGCTCGTGGCGGGTGCGCATCGCGCTGAACCTCAAGGGGCTCTCCTACAGCTATGAGGCGGTGCATCTGGTGAAGGACGGCGGCCAGCAGAACTCGGACGCCTACCGGGCACTCAACCCCATGCGCACGGTGCCCACGCTCGAGCTCGAGGAGGGGGGCCAGGTGCGGCGGCTCTCGCAGTCGGTCGCCATCCTGGAGTACCTGGAGGAGCGTTACCCCACGCCTGCCCTGCTGCCCGCAGACCCGCTGCTGCGCGCTCGGATCCGGATGTTGGCGGAGATGGTGAACTCGGGCATCCAGCCGCTGCAGAACCTGTCCGTGCTGCAGTTCGTCAAGGGCGAGCTCCAGCGTGACGACAAGGCCTTCGCCGCCCATTGGAACGTCCGGGGCCTGACAGCGCTGGAGGCGGCGGTGAAGGAGACCGCAGGTACCTATTGTTTGGGAGAGACCGTATCTCTCGCGGACATCTTCCTGGTCCCGCAGCTCTACGGGGCCCGGCGTTTTGCAGTGGACCTCTCGCCGTATCCGACGCTGACGCGCATCGAGGCTGCGTGCGAGAAACTTCCCGCCTTCCAGGCGGCACATCCAGACCGGCAGCCCGACGCTGCGCCGGCCTGA
- a CDS encoding fumarylacetoacetate hydrolase family protein, with product MKLATLKDGTRDGRLIVVKRDSSAYALATSVALTLQNALDDWQRAEPQLRAVAEQLEAGTVQSRPLDVNQLLAPLPRAYEWVDGSAFLNHVILVRKARNAEPPPTLKTDPLVYQGGSGEFLAPTADIPLADEAWGLDFESEVCAILGDTPQGTKAAEAGQHIRLVMLCNDVSLRNLIPDELAKGFGFFQSKPATAFSPFAVTPDELGAAWKEGRLHLRVRSTLNGQLVGDTDAGEMHFSFPELIQHISKTRGFTAGTILGSGTVSNEDRSRGISCLAERRMIETIDEGKPKTPFMKPGDTIQIEALDASGHSLFGRISQKVVKR from the coding sequence TTGAAGCTTGCCACGCTGAAGGATGGGACTCGCGACGGACGGCTGATCGTCGTCAAACGGGACAGCTCGGCGTATGCACTGGCCACCTCCGTGGCCCTCACCCTGCAGAACGCCTTGGATGATTGGCAGCGCGCGGAGCCGCAGCTGCGCGCGGTGGCCGAGCAGCTCGAGGCCGGCACCGTGCAGAGCCGCCCGTTGGACGTGAACCAGCTGCTGGCCCCGCTGCCCCGCGCCTACGAGTGGGTGGATGGCAGCGCCTTCCTCAACCACGTCATTTTGGTGCGCAAGGCGCGTAACGCCGAGCCTCCGCCCACGCTGAAGACGGATCCGCTGGTGTACCAGGGCGGCTCGGGCGAGTTCCTGGCGCCCACGGCGGACATCCCCCTGGCCGACGAGGCCTGGGGCCTGGACTTCGAGAGCGAGGTCTGTGCCATCCTCGGCGACACGCCGCAGGGCACGAAGGCGGCCGAGGCGGGCCAGCACATCCGGCTGGTGATGCTCTGCAACGACGTGTCGCTGCGCAACCTCATTCCGGACGAGCTGGCCAAGGGCTTCGGCTTCTTCCAGAGCAAGCCCGCCACGGCGTTCAGCCCCTTCGCGGTGACGCCGGACGAGCTGGGCGCGGCATGGAAGGAAGGGCGCCTGCACCTGCGCGTGCGCTCCACGCTCAACGGCCAGCTGGTGGGCGACACGGATGCGGGGGAGATGCACTTCTCCTTCCCCGAGCTCATCCAGCACATCTCCAAGACCCGCGGCTTCACGGCGGGCACCATCCTGGGCAGCGGCACGGTGTCCAACGAGGACCGCTCGCGCGGCATCTCGTGCCTGGCCGAGCGCCGGATGATCGAGACCATCGACGAGGGCAAGCCGAAGACGCCCTTCATGAAGCCCGGAGACACCATTCAGATTGAAGCGCTGGACGCCTCGGGCCACAGCCTCTTCGGCCGCATCTCGCAGAAGGTGGTGAAGCGATGA
- a CDS encoding 4-hydroxyphenylpyruvate dioxygenase family protein, producing MGKIESLGIKTIESVHWYVHDLERSRRFYTQGLDFAELGVSSPELEKEGKQKSAVFQAGDIVLIVSQPVGEGGRAWRFLRKHPDGVGTVNFEVHDIEKTFRLLEQRGGTFITDIQRFSDDRGGRLAVFSITTPFGDTTFRFIQRDGYRALYPGFQAHETPKGGKNRYGFGRVDHITSNFQTMKPMLLWMEQVMGFEEFWGIQFHTEDVTARQKRDHGSGLRSTVMWDPVSGAKFANNEPLRPFFKASQINLFNEDHRGDGVQHLALTVKDILTSVKDMRQNAGIQFMPTPGTYYDALPDRIQKLGIKKIDEDVKVLRDLELLVDGDKEHSYLLQIFMKDAASLYKDPEAGPFFYEIIQRKGDQGFGGGNFRALFESIERQQKAEGRI from the coding sequence ATGGGCAAGATCGAGTCGCTGGGCATCAAGACCATCGAGAGTGTGCACTGGTACGTGCATGACCTGGAGCGCAGCCGGCGCTTCTACACGCAGGGGCTGGACTTCGCGGAGCTGGGCGTGTCCTCGCCGGAGCTGGAGAAGGAAGGTAAGCAGAAGTCGGCCGTGTTCCAGGCGGGCGACATCGTCCTCATCGTCAGCCAGCCAGTGGGCGAGGGGGGGCGGGCATGGCGCTTCCTGCGCAAGCACCCGGACGGGGTGGGCACCGTCAACTTCGAGGTGCACGACATCGAGAAGACGTTTCGGCTGCTGGAGCAGCGCGGCGGCACCTTCATCACGGACATCCAGCGCTTCTCGGATGACCGGGGCGGCCGGCTGGCCGTGTTCAGCATCACCACGCCGTTCGGCGACACCACGTTCCGCTTCATCCAGCGGGATGGGTACCGCGCGTTGTACCCGGGCTTCCAGGCGCACGAGACGCCCAAGGGCGGCAAGAACCGCTACGGCTTTGGCCGGGTGGACCACATCACGTCCAACTTCCAGACGATGAAGCCCATGCTCCTGTGGATGGAGCAGGTGATGGGCTTCGAGGAGTTCTGGGGCATCCAGTTCCACACCGAGGACGTGACGGCGCGGCAGAAGCGGGACCACGGCTCGGGCCTGCGCTCCACGGTGATGTGGGATCCGGTGAGCGGCGCGAAGTTCGCGAACAACGAGCCGCTGCGCCCGTTCTTCAAGGCCTCGCAGATCAACCTCTTCAACGAGGACCACCGCGGGGATGGCGTGCAGCACCTGGCGCTGACGGTGAAGGACATCCTCACCTCGGTGAAGGACATGCGGCAGAACGCGGGCATCCAGTTCATGCCGACGCCGGGCACGTACTACGACGCTCTGCCGGACCGCATCCAGAAGCTGGGCATCAAGAAGATCGACGAGGACGTGAAGGTGCTGCGCGACTTGGAGTTGCTGGTGGACGGCGACAAGGAGCACAGCTACCTGCTGCAGATCTTCATGAAGGACGCGGCGAGCCTCTACAAGGATCCGGAGGCGGGCCCGTTCTTCTACGAGATCATCCAGCGCAAGGGGGACCAGGGCTTCGGTGGCGGCAACTTCCGGGCGCTCTTCGAGAGCATCGAGCGGCAGCAGAAGGCCGAGGGACGGATCTAA
- a CDS encoding VOC family protein, which produces MTHTAPPVEGLAHITLPVHDLEAAERFYVALLGAKLVRKFDRETFLRVRPGRAHEADADNSPLHLSVQFGHAVELDLFLQKGRSRPVPVPHPHLAMQVRPGDLDTCIARLQQAGVKIDGPRRLGPPGHASVYFSDPFGNLLEFVTLGYQGPVMDGPPDVSQL; this is translated from the coding sequence ATGACCCACACGGCTCCCCCCGTCGAAGGACTTGCCCACATCACCCTGCCCGTTCACGATCTGGAGGCCGCCGAGCGCTTCTATGTCGCGCTGCTCGGCGCGAAGCTGGTGCGGAAGTTCGATCGCGAGACCTTCCTCCGAGTCAGGCCCGGCCGCGCCCACGAGGCCGACGCCGACAACAGCCCGTTGCACCTCTCCGTGCAGTTCGGTCACGCGGTCGAGTTGGATCTCTTCCTCCAGAAGGGACGCAGCCGTCCGGTGCCTGTGCCGCACCCGCACCTCGCGATGCAGGTCCGCCCAGGCGATCTCGACACCTGCATCGCGCGGCTCCAACAAGCAGGCGTCAAAATCGATGGTCCACGCCGCCTCGGCCCGCCGGGGCACGCGTCGGTCTACTTCTCCGACCCGTTCGGCAACCTGCTCGAGTTCGTCACCCTGGGCTACCAGGGACCGGTGATGGACGGCCCGCCCGACGTCTCCCAGCTCTGA
- a CDS encoding metal ABC transporter ATP-binding protein: MKNVLEVEHLGLRLGSVQILHDLSFHLPQGATLAVIGPNGAGKTVLFRALIGALPHTGTVRWAPGTRFGYVPQKLDLERDLPLSGMDLLRARASLARLPLSGIPETLRRVGLGQEAAARPVGALSGGQFHLLLSALALLGDPSVLLLDEPTAGVDEPGQERLYDVVHRVQAEQGATVLLISHELNVVIGHATHVLCLSQRRAWFGTPREVITPATLDEVYGAHVRFHVHDDR, from the coding sequence GTGAAGAATGTCCTCGAGGTCGAGCACCTGGGGCTTCGCTTGGGGTCCGTGCAGATCCTGCACGACCTGAGCTTTCACCTGCCCCAGGGGGCGACCCTCGCCGTCATCGGTCCCAACGGGGCTGGCAAGACGGTCCTCTTCCGCGCCCTCATTGGAGCGCTCCCGCACACCGGAACCGTGCGCTGGGCCCCTGGCACGCGCTTCGGCTATGTGCCACAGAAACTGGACCTCGAGCGCGACCTGCCGCTCTCGGGCATGGATCTCCTGCGAGCGCGCGCCAGCCTCGCCCGCCTGCCGCTCTCGGGGATCCCCGAGACGCTGCGCCGTGTCGGCTTGGGTCAAGAGGCCGCCGCGCGGCCCGTCGGAGCCCTCTCGGGTGGACAGTTCCACCTCCTCCTCTCCGCGCTGGCGCTCCTGGGAGACCCCTCCGTGCTTCTCTTGGACGAGCCGACAGCAGGTGTGGATGAGCCAGGGCAAGAACGCTTGTACGACGTGGTCCACCGCGTTCAGGCCGAGCAGGGAGCGACGGTCCTTCTCATCTCACACGAGCTGAACGTCGTCATCGGCCACGCGACGCATGTCCTCTGTCTGAGCCAGCGTCGTGCGTGGTTCGGCACGCCACGGGAGGTGATCACCCCCGCAACGCTTGATGAGGTGTACGGCGCGCACGTGAGGTTCCATGTCCATGACGACCGTTGA
- a CDS encoding homogentisate 1,2-dioxygenase: MFERRVVGKVPRKHHLQLRDDKGTLMYEECITRDGFEGPYTIAYHQQAPHTQSLSQPGHGWKAPEAVTGRPLAKRHYRTQALQRVGGAPLDARVPLLFNADVTLAVVHPTAEDPVYFSNADGDDLFYIQEGSGVLRSPLGDLRFEAEDYVFVPRGLVHRLIPDKGVAQYWLSIECKGGLHLPRQWRNDVGQLRMDAPYCHRDFRLVEFSGPKDEGIRELVVKRGDVFHGFRNQHSPLDVVGWDGTVYPWAFPILNFQPRAGLVHLPPTWHGTFATRGALICSFVPRVVDFHPEAIPCPYPHSSVDCDEFLFYCRGDFISRKGVGPGSVSHHPMGVTHGPHPGAYENSIGHKTTDELAVMLDTTLPLHPTAAALSIEDPNYQNSFIP, translated from the coding sequence ATGTTCGAGCGCCGCGTCGTCGGGAAGGTGCCCCGCAAGCACCACCTCCAGCTGAGGGATGACAAGGGCACCCTGATGTATGAGGAGTGCATCACCCGGGACGGCTTCGAGGGGCCTTACACGATTGCCTACCACCAGCAGGCTCCGCACACGCAGAGCCTGTCGCAGCCGGGGCATGGGTGGAAGGCGCCGGAGGCCGTGACGGGGAGGCCACTGGCGAAGCGGCACTACCGGACGCAGGCGCTGCAGCGGGTGGGCGGAGCTCCGCTGGATGCGAGGGTTCCGCTGCTGTTCAACGCGGACGTGACGCTGGCGGTGGTGCACCCCACGGCGGAAGACCCGGTGTACTTCTCGAACGCGGATGGGGACGACCTGTTCTACATCCAAGAGGGCAGCGGGGTGCTGCGCTCGCCGCTGGGGGACTTGCGCTTCGAGGCGGAGGACTACGTCTTCGTGCCTCGGGGGCTGGTGCACCGGCTGATTCCAGACAAGGGCGTGGCGCAGTACTGGCTGTCCATCGAGTGCAAGGGCGGGCTGCACCTGCCTCGGCAGTGGCGCAACGACGTGGGGCAGCTGCGGATGGACGCGCCGTACTGCCACCGGGACTTCCGGTTGGTGGAGTTCAGCGGGCCGAAGGACGAGGGCATTCGCGAGCTGGTGGTGAAGCGCGGGGATGTGTTCCACGGGTTCCGCAACCAGCACTCGCCGCTGGATGTGGTGGGGTGGGACGGGACGGTTTACCCGTGGGCGTTCCCCATCCTGAACTTCCAGCCTCGGGCGGGGTTGGTGCACCTGCCGCCGACGTGGCACGGGACGTTCGCGACGCGGGGGGCGTTGATCTGCTCGTTCGTGCCGCGGGTGGTGGACTTCCACCCCGAGGCGATTCCGTGCCCGTATCCGCACAGCTCGGTGGACTGTGACGAGTTCCTCTTCTACTGCCGGGGGGACTTCATCAGCCGCAAGGGCGTGGGGCCGGGCAGCGTAAGCCACCACCCGATGGGCGTGACGCACGGGCCGCATCCGGGCGCGTACGAGAACAGCATCGGCCACAAGACGACGGACGAGCTGGCGGTGATGCTGGACACGACGCTGCCGCTGCACCCCACGGCTGCGGCGCTGTCCATCGAGGATCCGAACTACCAGAACAGCTTCATCCCGTAG
- a CDS encoding protein kinase domain-containing protein, which yields MAEGFPQAGAVPGEPTPGRRLGNRFEVLQRLKAGRGISTWLGSDLRTGGRVVIKVTSTSSMGPTSRQRLEHEAAVLSELHSSFLVPMIHLGVAGDLLYLVTPYIPGETLEERLRRGSLSLQEVLTLAQCVLAALAEAHRHGVLHRDVKPANIIVEGQPLERATLVDFGLSRSERLDPSLRDLPVGTARYLSPEQAGLLNRPVETTSDLYSVGIVLFEALSGRPAFDGGSVGEVLRQHLAARPKLRSGGVEIPRALEELVGRLLQTDPTDRYQSAESALADLRALDEALSHGEAEPELVTGAHDQRRSLTEPSFVGRYEELAVLERELERTRSEPGRLVVVEAESGGGKSRLLEELSARAVHHRAWVLQGQAQDQAAQRPFQLFQGVAAGIAAAARERPALVEVLRQRLGGQETALATVLPQMEPVLRPAPQQHLGPESFGESRGIRALTSLLSALGTEAEPAVVLLDDCQWADELTLRAIEAWQQTASQSGGHVMLVVSFRSEEAGPGHMLRRLKPTAHLRLATFGAADVARMAESMAGALPPEAIELVARLSEGNPFMASAVLHGLVEDGALVPGPDGWQVDPDAMAHVRSSRQAASFLVRRLKRLPVDSLRLLSVGAVLGKSFDLERVSALSGTHRQQVATALAEPRRRHMLWEDSRDRYTFVHDKLREALLGLLRPEERKELHRLTAATIASSPQADPFELAYHFDAAGEYTQALPYALVAAERARKQFALATSELNYRIAQRGAEGADSGTRYRIAAGLGDVLMLRGRYEEAQQQLELAQSLAHERVEQARIWSKLGELAFKSGRGDEGNAALEKGLKLLGRWVPKSNTLRGLGAVWEMVVQAGHTLLPGTWLGRRPLENSEEDLLAVHLYSRLAYGYWYQYGRMAVLWAHLRELNIAERYPATPELAQAYSVHSPVATVLPWFDRAIAYVTRSLEMRREMGDVWGQGQSLHFYGLALYCSGHFEECIDRIREAIRLLARTGDRWEVNNAHFQLAMALYRLGRLREALKSAQQLYQAALAIGDRYAVRLALEVWGKAAGGRISRTLLEAELANPGADPQSRAGVLMSEAIRQLHEGDAEGAVTTLEQADQLVHNTHLRSEYVAPVPAWLTTALRRRLEGVSSFAPDRRSRLLAQAENIAERAYKVARIYRNNLPHALRERGLLSAMAGRERKARRWLDQSLQVAEELKMRHERAQTLLARGHVGRELGWPEAAEDLKTAARELQEMEQGLGEESFTPNAPADRLETLSLADRFPRVLEAGRRIASALTREAVFEAVRQSMLELLRAEHCVVLDPAEVLPEEVRAAEGVSRTAINQALETGRPAILGQGMPGGVSDSMEMIGVRSLLCAPLQVRGKTVACVCASHRQVGELFSEDEEKLTGFITTLASVALENAEGFERMMALSEERGRLYREEQEAVRRRDDFLSIAAHELKTPLTSLQLHLQGLMSQVRQTTQLMPPERVATKLESANLQTQRLGKLVNELLDISRVAQGQLLGKLEEVDLVALVRGVIERSREALARAECPIELHTSGSVTGRWDSLRLEQVVGNLLTNAMKYGAGKRIQVWIERDATQARLKVQDEGIGIAPEDAQRIFERFERAVSVRHYGGFGIGLWLVREIVQALGGSVHVASAPGQGALFTVTLPLSGPESSSVGDPPLSAASAPGR from the coding sequence ATGGCAGAGGGCTTTCCACAGGCCGGCGCCGTTCCTGGAGAACCCACACCCGGACGGCGGCTGGGCAACCGCTTCGAAGTACTTCAGCGCCTGAAGGCCGGCCGGGGCATCTCGACCTGGTTGGGGAGCGACCTGCGGACCGGGGGTCGCGTCGTCATCAAGGTGACGTCCACCAGTTCCATGGGCCCCACCTCGCGCCAGCGGCTGGAGCATGAGGCGGCGGTGCTCTCCGAGCTTCACAGCAGCTTCCTGGTGCCGATGATCCACCTGGGCGTGGCCGGAGACCTGCTGTACTTGGTGACGCCCTACATCCCTGGCGAGACGCTGGAGGAGCGGCTCCGGCGCGGCAGCCTGAGCCTGCAGGAGGTGCTCACGCTGGCCCAGTGCGTGCTGGCCGCCCTGGCCGAGGCCCATCGTCACGGTGTGCTCCACCGCGACGTGAAGCCCGCCAACATCATCGTCGAGGGCCAGCCGCTGGAGCGCGCCACGCTGGTGGACTTCGGCCTGTCGCGCAGCGAGCGCCTGGATCCGTCGCTGCGGGACTTGCCCGTGGGCACCGCGCGCTACCTCTCGCCCGAGCAGGCCGGCCTGCTCAACCGGCCGGTGGAGACGACCTCGGACCTGTACTCCGTGGGCATCGTCCTCTTCGAGGCGCTCTCGGGCCGCCCCGCCTTCGATGGAGGCTCCGTAGGCGAGGTGCTGCGCCAGCACTTGGCCGCGCGCCCCAAGCTGCGCAGCGGCGGCGTGGAGATTCCACGCGCGCTGGAGGAGCTGGTGGGCCGGCTGCTGCAGACGGACCCCACGGACCGGTACCAGTCCGCCGAGTCCGCGCTGGCGGACCTTCGCGCCCTGGACGAGGCGCTCTCGCACGGCGAGGCGGAGCCGGAGCTCGTCACCGGTGCGCATGATCAGCGCCGCAGCCTCACCGAGCCCTCCTTCGTAGGCCGCTACGAGGAGCTGGCCGTGCTGGAGCGTGAGCTGGAGCGCACCCGCTCCGAGCCGGGGCGGCTGGTGGTGGTGGAGGCTGAGTCCGGCGGTGGCAAGAGCCGGCTGCTGGAGGAGCTGTCCGCCCGCGCCGTGCACCACCGCGCCTGGGTGCTCCAGGGTCAGGCCCAGGATCAGGCCGCGCAGCGCCCGTTCCAGCTCTTCCAGGGCGTGGCGGCCGGCATTGCCGCGGCGGCGCGGGAGCGGCCCGCGCTGGTGGAGGTGCTGCGCCAGCGGCTGGGCGGCCAGGAGACGGCGCTGGCCACCGTGCTGCCCCAAATGGAGCCAGTGCTGCGCCCCGCCCCGCAGCAGCACCTGGGCCCTGAGTCCTTCGGCGAGAGCCGCGGCATCCGCGCCCTCACCTCGCTGCTGTCCGCGCTGGGCACGGAGGCCGAGCCCGCGGTGGTGCTGCTGGACGACTGCCAGTGGGCGGATGAGCTCACGCTGCGCGCCATCGAGGCGTGGCAGCAGACGGCCTCGCAGAGCGGCGGGCACGTCATGCTCGTGGTGTCCTTCCGCAGCGAGGAGGCAGGCCCGGGGCACATGCTGCGGCGGCTGAAGCCCACCGCCCACCTGCGGCTGGCCACCTTCGGCGCGGCCGACGTGGCCCGCATGGCGGAGTCCATGGCGGGCGCCCTGCCCCCCGAGGCCATCGAGCTGGTGGCCCGCCTCTCCGAGGGCAATCCCTTCATGGCCTCGGCGGTGCTGCACGGACTGGTGGAGGATGGGGCGCTGGTGCCCGGCCCGGACGGGTGGCAGGTGGACCCCGACGCCATGGCCCACGTGCGCTCCTCGCGGCAGGCGGCCTCCTTCCTGGTGCGTCGGCTGAAGCGGCTGCCTGTGGACTCGCTGCGCCTGCTCTCGGTGGGCGCGGTGCTGGGCAAGTCCTTCGACTTGGAGCGCGTGTCGGCGCTGTCGGGCACGCACCGGCAGCAGGTGGCCACGGCACTGGCCGAGCCCCGCCGGCGGCACATGCTCTGGGAGGACAGCAGAGACAGGTACACCTTCGTCCACGACAAGCTGCGCGAGGCCCTGCTGGGCCTGCTGCGGCCCGAGGAGCGCAAGGAGCTGCACCGGCTCACGGCGGCCACCATTGCCAGCAGCCCGCAGGCGGACCCGTTCGAGCTGGCCTACCACTTCGACGCCGCAGGCGAGTACACCCAGGCCCTGCCATACGCGCTGGTGGCAGCGGAGCGGGCGCGCAAGCAGTTCGCCCTGGCCACCTCCGAGCTCAACTACCGCATTGCCCAGCGCGGCGCCGAGGGCGCGGACTCGGGCACCCGCTACCGCATCGCCGCGGGGCTCGGGGACGTGCTCATGCTGCGCGGCCGGTACGAAGAGGCCCAGCAGCAGCTCGAGCTGGCCCAGAGCCTGGCCCATGAGCGTGTGGAGCAGGCGCGCATCTGGTCCAAGCTGGGCGAGCTGGCCTTCAAAAGTGGCCGCGGTGATGAGGGCAATGCAGCGCTCGAAAAGGGCCTGAAGCTGCTCGGGCGCTGGGTTCCGAAGAGCAATACCCTGCGAGGCCTGGGCGCCGTCTGGGAGATGGTGGTCCAAGCCGGCCACACGCTTTTACCGGGGACATGGCTCGGGCGGAGGCCCTTGGAAAACAGCGAAGAGGATCTACTCGCTGTCCACCTCTATAGCCGCCTGGCTTATGGGTACTGGTACCAGTACGGGCGCATGGCCGTGCTCTGGGCCCACCTGCGTGAATTGAATATCGCCGAGCGCTACCCCGCCACGCCGGAGCTGGCTCAGGCCTATTCCGTCCATTCTCCCGTTGCCACTGTCCTGCCATGGTTTGACCGGGCCATCGCCTACGTCACGCGCTCCCTGGAGATGCGCCGGGAGATGGGGGACGTCTGGGGACAAGGCCAGTCCCTTCATTTCTACGGGCTGGCCCTGTACTGCTCGGGCCACTTCGAGGAATGCATCGATCGGATTCGCGAAGCCATCCGTCTGCTGGCCCGGACAGGTGATCGTTGGGAAGTGAATAACGCCCACTTCCAACTGGCCATGGCCCTCTACCGGTTGGGGAGGCTGAGAGAGGCGCTCAAGTCCGCCCAGCAGTTGTACCAAGCCGCGCTGGCAATTGGGGACCGCTACGCCGTGCGGCTCGCGTTGGAGGTCTGGGGCAAGGCCGCAGGGGGCCGCATCTCTCGCACCCTGCTGGAGGCGGAGCTGGCCAACCCTGGCGCGGATCCTCAGTCCCGCGCGGGGGTCCTCATGTCCGAGGCCATCCGGCAGCTCCACGAGGGGGACGCCGAGGGCGCTGTCACCACCCTGGAACAGGCGGATCAGCTTGTGCATAACACCCACCTGCGCTCCGAATACGTGGCGCCCGTGCCCGCCTGGCTCACCACCGCGCTGCGCAGGCGCCTGGAGGGGGTCTCCTCGTTCGCGCCCGACCGACGCTCGCGCCTGCTGGCGCAGGCCGAGAACATCGCGGAGCGGGCATACAAGGTCGCCCGCATCTACCGCAACAACCTGCCCCATGCGCTGCGCGAGCGAGGCTTGCTGTCCGCCATGGCAGGCCGTGAGCGCAAGGCCCGCCGCTGGCTGGACCAGAGCCTGCAAGTGGCCGAGGAATTGAAGATGCGCCATGAGCGCGCGCAGACGCTGCTGGCGCGTGGACATGTGGGCCGGGAGTTGGGCTGGCCCGAGGCCGCGGAAGATCTGAAGACAGCGGCCCGAGAACTCCAGGAGATGGAGCAAGGGCTAGGCGAAGAGTCCTTTACGCCCAATGCTCCTGCGGATCGTCTGGAGACGCTCTCCCTGGCGGATCGCTTCCCCCGGGTGCTGGAGGCAGGCAGGCGCATTGCCTCCGCCCTCACACGCGAGGCGGTGTTCGAGGCAGTGCGGCAATCCATGCTGGAGCTGCTTCGCGCAGAGCACTGCGTGGTGTTGGATCCGGCGGAGGTGCTCCCCGAAGAGGTCCGCGCTGCCGAGGGCGTCAGCCGCACCGCCATCAATCAGGCGTTGGAGACAGGGCGCCCCGCCATCCTCGGCCAGGGAATGCCGGGAGGCGTGAGCGACAGCATGGAGATGATCGGTGTCCGCTCTCTGCTGTGCGCTCCCTTGCAAGTGCGCGGCAAGACCGTGGCGTGTGTCTGCGCCAGCCACCGCCAGGTGGGCGAGCTGTTCAGCGAGGATGAGGAGAAGCTGACCGGATTCATCACCACGCTGGCGAGCGTCGCGCTGGAGAACGCGGAGGGGTTCGAGCGCATGATGGCCTTGTCCGAGGAGCGAGGGAGGCTTTATCGCGAGGAGCAGGAGGCCGTGCGCCGCCGGGACGACTTCCTCTCCATCGCAGCGCATGAGCTGAAGACGCCTTTGACTTCGCTCCAACTGCACCTCCAAGGGCTCATGTCCCAGGTGCGGCAGACGACGCAGCTCATGCCTCCAGAGCGCGTGGCCACCAAGCTGGAGTCTGCCAACCTGCAGACGCAGCGGCTGGGCAAGCTCGTCAACGAGCTGCTGGACATCTCGCGGGTGGCTCAGGGCCAGCTTCTGGGGAAGCTCGAGGAGGTGGACTTGGTCGCGCTGGTGCGCGGCGTCATCGAGCGCTCACGCGAGGCGCTTGCTCGAGCCGAATGCCCCATCGAGCTGCACACCAGCGGGAGTGTCACCGGCCGGTGGGACAGCTTGAGGCTGGAGCAGGTAGTGGGCAACCTCCTCACCAACGCGATGAAGTACGGCGCGGGCAAGCGCATCCAGGTGTGGATCGAGCGGGACGCCACCCAAGCTCGGCTCAAGGTCCAGGACGAGGGCATCGGCATCGCTCCGGAGGATGCCCAGCGCATCTTCGAGCGCTTCGAGCGTGCTGTCTCCGTGCGGCATTACGGTGGGTTTGGCATCGGGCTCTGGCTGGTGCGAGAGATCGTCCAGGCGTTGGGGGGATCGGTCCATGTCGCGAGCGCCCCCGGCCAGGGCGCCCTCTTCACAGTCACGCTGCCCCTGAGCGGCCCAGAGTCCTCTTCCGTGGGAGACCCGCCACTCAGCGCCGCGTCAGCTCCAGGTAGATGA
- a CDS encoding metal ABC transporter permease, with translation MTTVESGLLLLAMSMAAGLIGCFVVMRRMALAADALSHVALPGIGIAVLLQLHPLTGALAALLLGTLLIWGIEERTRLATETVIGVVFSGALAVGTLMTSGDELIHALLGKPAELEPWELLLALAGAAGVIAFLGLRRRELLLALVSRDIATSMGIRLRWLDLQFLLAFAVTVSLGLRYLGVLLMGSLVIIPAATGKRLARNLRGMVLVATSVAIFSTLSGTWAGTLLGRETGPPIVIIATGCFLLSLLKRPAT, from the coding sequence ATGACGACCGTTGAATCGGGGCTGCTGCTCCTCGCCATGTCGATGGCGGCCGGGCTCATCGGGTGCTTCGTGGTCATGCGCCGCATGGCCCTCGCCGCGGATGCGCTCTCGCACGTGGCGCTCCCCGGCATCGGCATCGCCGTGCTGCTGCAGCTCCATCCCCTGACAGGGGCGCTGGCGGCCCTGCTCCTCGGCACGCTGCTCATCTGGGGCATCGAGGAGCGGACCCGCCTGGCAACCGAGACCGTGATCGGCGTCGTCTTCTCAGGAGCCCTGGCGGTGGGAACCCTGATGACGTCCGGGGACGAGCTCATCCATGCGCTTCTCGGAAAGCCAGCCGAACTCGAGCCCTGGGAGCTCCTGCTCGCGCTGGCGGGCGCGGCCGGGGTCATCGCCTTTCTCGGGCTTCGCCGCCGGGAGCTCCTCCTCGCCCTGGTATCCCGAGACATCGCGACGTCCATGGGCATACGCCTCCGGTGGCTCGACCTCCAATTCCTGCTGGCCTTCGCGGTCACGGTCTCGCTCGGCCTTCGCTACCTCGGTGTGTTGCTCATGGGATCGCTGGTCATCATCCCCGCGGCGACGGGCAAACGCCTGGCGCGGAATCTGCGCGGCATGGTGCTCGTCGCCACGTCGGTGGCGATCTTCTCCACGTTGAGTGGCACCTGGGCCGGCACGCTCCTCGGGCGTGAGACAGGGCCACCCATTGTCATCATTGCGACGGGGTGCTTCCTGCTCAGCCTCCTCAAGAGGCCGGCGACATGA